In Chloracidobacterium sp., the following proteins share a genomic window:
- the uvrA gene encoding excinuclease ABC subunit UvrA: MSIKQITVRGARQHNLKNIDVDIPRDKFVVVTGLSGSGKSSLAFDTIYAEGQRRYVESLSAYARQFLDQLEKPDVDSVEGLSPAISIEQKTISRSPRSTVGTVTEIYDFLRLLFSSIGQPHCSGCGAPITRQSVDQIVAGVSELKESERVMILAPIVRGRKGEFKKELEKLHRDGFVRARIDGEIRQLDEEILLDKRKNHTIEVVVDRLLMKNGVRDRLTESVKTALKLTGGAVLISVIDGEEKLYSERMACVSCGINIAQLEPRSFSFNSAYGACKRCQGIGTVMEIDAAKIIPDGSVPAANIDFLNGADKAGATFLRGALVAIIEKFTGGDKLDAPTGTEKTKKTRRRKNKDDVGGDEFDALMATPFADLPQEIRDAFMNGTKRRLTFRHGDYKFERDWRGALRAMRERVENPPSDKIKAALDELIAPMPCPSCGGARLQPESLAVKVGGLGIAEYVNLSITEACDKFAKVKLTAREEKIAGLVLKEVRGRLEFLDAVGLGYLTLGRASGTLSGGEGQRIRLATQIGSQLRGVLYVLDEPSIGLHPRDNRRLLETLHGLRDLGNTVLVVEHDQETIEHADHVIDLGPLAGTHGGEVVATGKPTDIEKSSSLTGRYLSGELKIDIPDVRRLPNGHRLTVKGARGHNLKNIDVEFPLGLLTVVTGVSGSGKSTLVEEILYPALYRHVYKSAITPLEHDRIDGLDLVDKVIEIDQSPIGRTPRSNPATYTGLFSPIRDLYAMLPESRTRGYKAGRFSFNVKGGRCEACEGDGLKRIEMNFLPDVYVTCDVCRGKRYNRETLAVKYKGLSIADLLATTIEDALPLLENIPAIRQKLETLLDVGLGYIQIGQSSTTLSGGEAQRIKLAKELSKRATGKTIYILDEPTTGLHFADVHKLLDVLQKLVDTGNTVIVIEHNLDVIKSADYIIDLGPEGGSGGGKVVATGTPEEVARVKKSHTGQALRPVLR; encoded by the coding sequence ATGAGTATCAAGCAGATCACCGTCCGCGGGGCACGCCAGCATAACCTCAAGAACATCGACGTCGATATTCCGCGAGACAAGTTTGTCGTGGTTACCGGCCTGTCGGGCAGCGGCAAATCATCGCTGGCGTTTGACACGATCTATGCCGAGGGGCAGCGGCGGTATGTCGAATCGCTGTCGGCATATGCACGGCAATTCCTCGATCAGCTCGAGAAACCCGATGTCGATTCGGTCGAGGGGCTGAGTCCTGCGATCTCGATAGAGCAAAAGACGATCTCGCGCAGCCCGCGCTCGACGGTCGGGACCGTAACGGAGATCTACGACTTCCTTCGCCTTCTTTTTTCGTCGATCGGCCAGCCGCATTGCAGCGGCTGCGGAGCTCCGATAACGCGTCAGTCGGTCGATCAGATCGTCGCGGGCGTGAGCGAGCTTAAAGAGAGCGAACGCGTGATGATCCTCGCACCGATCGTGCGGGGCCGTAAGGGCGAGTTCAAGAAAGAGCTCGAAAAGCTGCACCGCGACGGTTTTGTCCGGGCCCGCATCGACGGTGAGATCCGCCAGCTCGACGAAGAGATCCTGCTCGATAAGCGAAAGAACCACACGATCGAGGTCGTCGTCGACCGACTGCTGATGAAGAATGGCGTCCGCGACCGCCTGACCGAATCCGTCAAAACCGCACTAAAGCTCACCGGAGGGGCCGTGCTCATTTCCGTGATCGACGGCGAGGAAAAGCTCTACTCCGAGCGAATGGCATGCGTTAGCTGCGGCATCAATATTGCCCAGTTGGAGCCGCGTTCGTTCTCGTTCAACTCGGCCTACGGCGCCTGCAAACGCTGTCAGGGCATCGGCACGGTGATGGAGATCGACGCGGCGAAGATAATTCCCGACGGCAGCGTGCCCGCGGCCAATATCGATTTTCTCAATGGCGCCGACAAGGCAGGGGCGACATTCCTGCGCGGCGCTCTTGTCGCGATCATTGAGAAGTTCACGGGCGGCGACAAACTTGACGCGCCGACGGGCACGGAAAAAACCAAAAAGACACGCCGCCGCAAGAACAAAGATGATGTTGGCGGTGACGAATTTGATGCACTGATGGCGACGCCGTTCGCCGATCTGCCGCAGGAGATACGCGACGCCTTTATGAACGGCACGAAGCGGCGGTTGACGTTCCGGCACGGCGATTACAAGTTTGAACGCGACTGGCGCGGTGCGCTCCGGGCGATGCGCGAGCGCGTCGAAAATCCGCCATCCGACAAGATAAAGGCCGCTCTCGATGAATTGATCGCCCCAATGCCGTGTCCATCATGCGGCGGAGCGCGGCTTCAGCCGGAGAGTCTTGCCGTAAAGGTCGGCGGCCTCGGCATCGCGGAGTACGTAAACCTTTCGATCACTGAGGCGTGCGACAAGTTCGCAAAGGTCAAGCTCACCGCCCGCGAAGAAAAGATCGCCGGGCTGGTGCTAAAAGAGGTGCGTGGCCGCCTGGAATTTCTCGATGCCGTCGGACTCGGATACCTGACGCTCGGCCGCGCTTCGGGAACGTTGTCAGGCGGCGAAGGCCAGCGTATTCGGCTCGCAACGCAGATCGGATCGCAGCTTCGCGGCGTTCTTTATGTTCTCGACGAGCCGTCGATCGGGCTGCATCCACGTGACAATAGACGCCTGCTTGAGACACTGCACGGGCTTCGCGACCTCGGCAACACGGTGCTGGTTGTCGAGCACGATCAGGAAACCATCGAGCATGCCGACCACGTCATCGACCTCGGTCCGCTTGCGGGCACGCACGGCGGCGAGGTTGTCGCGACCGGCAAGCCAACGGATATTGAAAAGAGTTCGTCGTTGACCGGCCGCTATCTGAGCGGCGAACTCAAGATCGACATTCCCGACGTCCGCCGCCTGCCAAACGGACATCGTCTGACCGTCAAAGGTGCCCGCGGACACAATCTGAAGAACATTGACGTTGAATTCCCGCTTGGCCTGTTGACAGTGGTGACGGGCGTTTCGGGCTCGGGCAAATCGACGCTTGTCGAAGAGATCCTTTATCCGGCTCTCTATCGCCATGTTTACAAGTCCGCCATTACACCGCTCGAACACGACCGCATCGATGGGCTCGACCTCGTGGACAAGGTCATCGAGATCGACCAGTCGCCCATCGGCCGCACGCCACGCTCGAATCCGGCCACCTACACCGGCCTATTCTCGCCGATCCGCGACCTTTATGCGATGCTGCCCGAGAGTCGCACTCGCGGTTACAAGGCCGGCCGCTTCTCATTCAATGTAAAAGGCGGCCGCTGCGAGGCGTGCGAAGGCGACGGACTGAAGCGGATCGAAATGAACTTCCTGCCCGACGTCTACGTCACCTGCGACGTCTGCCGCGGCAAACGCTACAACCGCGAAACGCTCGCCGTTAAATACAAAGGTCTCTCCATCGCCGATCTGCTCGCGACCACGATCGAGGACGCCCTGCCGCTGCTCGAAAACATCCCCGCGATCCGTCAAAAGCTCGAAACGCTACTCGATGTCGGCCTCGGCTACATCCAGATCGGCCAGTCGTCAACGACACTCAGCGGCGGCGAAGCCCAACGCATCAAACTAGCCAAAGAACTGTCAAAACGAGCAACCGGCAAGACGATCTACATCCTCGACGAACCGACAACCGGCCTGCACTTCGCTGACGTTCACAAACTGCTCGACGTCCTGCAAAAACTAGTCGACACCGGCAACACCGTCATCGTCATCGAACACAACCTTGACGTGATAAAGTCCGCCGACTACATCATCGACCTCGGCCCCGAAGGTGGCTCCGGCGGCGGCAAAGTCGTCGCGACCGGCACGCCGGAAGAGGTTGCACGTGTAAAGAAAAGTCACACCGGACAGGCGTTGAGACCGGTGCTCCGTTAA
- a CDS encoding ABC transporter permease produces the protein MFELVIANLRVRPFRTLISVVGVALGVALIVLFTGLARGMSNDLAKRAANWKAEIVFTRPGGMDTMSSNAAVPVAYADRLKQIEGVEATVPVIRYFSPDSRGSWGIRMLEGVDFAAFGEMNGISLVEGRAPQAADEIIIDERQATESNLKIGGTFELFGGKQYKIVGIFAPPSGARIKFSLAGLQEELQTDKCTYILVKIRDDEDDAAVAQRIAAELPGNKISLTRDLVTDAQERIPGLNTFLRILVALGAFVSTIFVLLSMYTTITERRKEIGILKSLGASKGFIISTIEGEAFMIGVLGIVLGGIASVIASLLISREFGLAFEFSLGWVVTAIAIAIGGSLFGAFYPAWRASGIDPVEVMVNE, from the coding sequence ATGTTCGAACTTGTCATTGCAAACTTGCGCGTGAGGCCATTTCGCACGCTGATCAGCGTCGTGGGCGTCGCCTTGGGCGTAGCGTTGATCGTGCTGTTTACGGGCCTCGCAAGAGGAATGTCGAACGACCTTGCCAAACGCGCGGCGAATTGGAAGGCAGAGATCGTCTTCACTCGGCCCGGCGGCATGGACACGATGAGCTCCAACGCCGCGGTGCCCGTTGCATACGCCGACAGGCTCAAACAGATCGAGGGCGTCGAAGCAACGGTGCCCGTGATCCGTTACTTTTCACCGGATTCGCGCGGGAGCTGGGGCATCAGAATGCTCGAGGGCGTCGATTTCGCAGCGTTTGGCGAAATGAACGGCATCTCGCTGGTCGAGGGGCGTGCCCCACAGGCGGCCGACGAGATAATCATTGACGAGCGGCAGGCGACGGAGTCGAACCTAAAGATCGGCGGCACATTCGAGCTGTTTGGCGGCAAGCAGTACAAGATCGTCGGTATCTTTGCACCGCCGTCGGGAGCCAGGATCAAATTCTCGCTTGCGGGATTGCAGGAAGAGCTGCAGACTGACAAATGCACTTACATTCTCGTCAAGATCCGCGATGACGAGGACGACGCGGCCGTTGCACAACGCATCGCCGCAGAACTGCCCGGCAACAAGATCAGCCTCACCCGCGACCTCGTCACCGACGCACAAGAACGCATTCCGGGCCTCAACACTTTCCTCCGCATCCTCGTCGCACTCGGCGCATTCGTCAGCACGATCTTTGTCCTGCTGTCGATGTACACGACCATCACGGAACGCCGCAAAGAGATCGGCATCCTCAAATCGCTCGGTGCGTCGAAAGGGTTCATCATCTCGACGATCGAGGGCGAAGCATTCATGATCGGCGTACTCGGCATCGTCCTCGGCGGCATCGCGTCAGTCATCGCGTCGCTACTGATCAGCCGCGAGTTTGGCCTCGCCTTCGAATTCAGCCTCGGCTGGGTCGTCACCGCCATCGCGATTGCCATCGGCGGCAGCCTCTTCGGCGCATTCTACCCGGCCTGGCGAGCGTCGGGCATCGATCCGGTCGAGGTGATGGTCAACGAATAA
- a CDS encoding carbohydrate binding family 9 domain-containing protein encodes MKQLFIIFSSLALVSFAFGQAGGSAPSGNSNGTGAGDGTATPIRTGKVEVPPEKSRPVVIAKTAKMPIIDGRIDDDVWKQASVFKDFYQVYPGDNIAPSKPTEVYILYDEKNLYVAFKCWDDRDKIRATVAKRDNVFGEDNVRMWLDTYNDQRRAYVLGFNPLGIQQDGILTEGSGADFSVDIVMESKGVIEDWGWSVEAMIPFKSLRYTAGKGKLWGFNIARNIDRFNDESDQWLPNDRNVSGFLIQHGKITGLDDVKYERTLELVPSVTVSETGRKMRTIPRHMVTPTSIDPGRFVNQPIKADFGLTMKYTITPSITLDAAINPDFAEIEADAPVITANQRFPIFYEEKRPFFLEGVDIFRSPFQVFYSRTIVDPDVAVKLTGKTGKTSFGILAATDKAPGNYSDEELADPQIRPRIEEFNGKNATFAVVRLKRDFGSEHNIGFFGTYRSFPEQKNILASVDGRFKLNSKMVTQFQLIGSTSKRCFFDPEFEPTLNPGQAAVNSATCGGGTYNGVTVQGSPFNQYRTGNGLGYYANLDYTTERHGWFLEASGRTRYYRADAGFTRRTDTHNIFFFNRFSSKSKPDAKIIRTQWNQMGGYNYDGKGRLQGWNAQSEVSFNLQKQTYVRFEAGTGREKLYEEEFGVKRSPTRPYGTFLGEPFRSVSQQWVSGNINQTLNKHFNYGLFVGGIRNAFDFFYFEYSPAANAVLQNPGPATQFDAEIYAEVKPIDPFRASISYSKRRLVRNDNRSIRLDSDLVTIRSTYQFSRFVFTRFRLDYDDQSNGFSGQALFGWNPSPGTAFYVGYNDAFKYNGLSDFTGHYEPGFNRSSRTFFIRASYLFRKSF; translated from the coding sequence ATGAAGCAGTTGTTCATTATATTTAGCTCTCTTGCTCTGGTAAGTTTTGCCTTCGGCCAGGCGGGAGGTTCGGCCCCGAGCGGAAATTCGAACGGCACTGGTGCCGGCGATGGCACAGCGACGCCGATCCGAACCGGCAAAGTTGAGGTCCCGCCCGAAAAAAGTCGCCCGGTAGTTATCGCCAAGACGGCAAAGATGCCGATCATCGATGGCCGGATCGATGACGACGTGTGGAAGCAGGCGTCTGTCTTTAAGGACTTTTATCAGGTCTATCCGGGAGACAACATCGCCCCGTCCAAGCCGACTGAGGTATATATCCTCTACGACGAAAAGAACCTCTACGTCGCTTTCAAGTGTTGGGACGATAGGGACAAGATCAGAGCCACCGTTGCCAAACGCGATAATGTCTTCGGCGAGGACAACGTCCGTATGTGGCTCGATACCTACAATGACCAGCGGCGCGCATATGTGCTGGGGTTCAATCCGCTTGGCATTCAACAGGACGGCATTCTCACGGAAGGGAGTGGGGCTGATTTCTCCGTCGATATCGTTATGGAATCGAAAGGCGTGATCGAGGACTGGGGCTGGTCCGTCGAGGCAATGATCCCATTCAAATCGCTGCGATACACGGCCGGTAAAGGCAAGTTGTGGGGATTTAACATCGCCAGGAATATCGACCGCTTTAACGACGAATCTGACCAGTGGCTGCCGAATGACCGCAATGTCTCGGGCTTTCTGATCCAGCATGGCAAGATCACGGGCCTCGACGACGTGAAGTATGAACGAACACTTGAGTTAGTCCCAAGCGTAACGGTGTCGGAAACAGGGCGCAAGATGCGTACCATCCCAAGACACATGGTCACGCCGACATCTATTGATCCCGGGCGATTCGTCAATCAGCCGATCAAAGCCGATTTTGGCCTGACGATGAAGTACACGATCACGCCGAGCATCACCCTCGACGCGGCAATCAATCCGGACTTTGCCGAGATCGAGGCGGACGCGCCGGTCATTACGGCCAATCAGCGGTTTCCTATTTTCTACGAGGAAAAGCGGCCATTCTTTCTAGAAGGCGTAGATATTTTCCGCTCTCCGTTCCAGGTCTTCTATTCACGAACGATCGTCGATCCCGATGTTGCGGTCAAGCTGACCGGCAAGACGGGCAAGACATCATTCGGCATTCTGGCTGCTACCGACAAGGCTCCGGGAAATTACTCGGATGAGGAGTTGGCCGACCCGCAGATCCGGCCGCGGATCGAGGAGTTTAACGGAAAGAATGCTACTTTTGCCGTCGTGCGGCTGAAACGCGATTTTGGCTCAGAGCATAATATTGGGTTCTTCGGCACATATCGGTCATTCCCCGAGCAGAAGAATATCCTCGCCAGCGTCGATGGGCGCTTCAAGCTCAATTCCAAGATGGTCACGCAGTTCCAATTGATCGGATCCACATCGAAACGCTGTTTCTTTGATCCGGAATTTGAACCCACGCTGAACCCGGGCCAAGCGGCGGTCAATTCTGCGACGTGCGGAGGCGGCACATACAATGGCGTGACCGTCCAAGGCAGCCCGTTCAATCAATACAGGACGGGTAACGGCCTCGGCTACTATGCCAATCTCGACTACACCACCGAGCGACACGGCTGGTTCCTAGAGGCGAGCGGGCGGACAAGATATTATCGCGCCGACGCCGGATTTACGCGGCGGACGGATACCCATAACATCTTCTTCTTTAACCGTTTCTCATCCAAATCAAAGCCTGACGCCAAGATCATCCGCACACAGTGGAACCAGATGGGCGGCTACAACTACGACGGCAAGGGCCGCCTGCAGGGCTGGAATGCTCAGTCGGAGGTCAGCTTCAACCTTCAGAAGCAGACATATGTGCGGTTCGAAGCAGGTACAGGCCGCGAAAAGCTGTACGAAGAAGAGTTCGGAGTAAAACGCTCGCCGACGCGGCCCTACGGAACATTTCTCGGCGAACCGTTCCGTTCCGTTTCACAACAATGGGTCTCGGGCAATATCAACCAGACGCTGAATAAGCACTTTAACTACGGGCTCTTCGTCGGCGGCATTCGGAATGCGTTTGACTTCTTTTACTTTGAGTATTCACCCGCGGCTAATGCCGTTTTGCAGAATCCGGGCCCTGCAACGCAGTTCGATGCCGAGATCTATGCCGAGGTTAAGCCGATCGATCCATTCCGGGCGTCGATCAGTTATTCCAAGAGACGCCTCGTGCGTAACGACAACAGATCTATCCGGCTGGATTCCGACCTCGTTACGATCCGCTCGACGTATCAATTTTCGCGGTTTGTATTTACCAGATTTCGGCTGGACTACGACGACCAGTCAAATGGTTTCAGCGGACAAGCCCTCTTCGGCTGGAACCCAAGCCCGGGGACTGCATTCTATGTGGGCTATAACGACGCCTTCAAATACAACGGCCTGAGCGACTTTACCGGCCACTATGAGCCTGGCTTTAACCGGTCATCCCGAACTTTTTTCATCAGGGCATCATACCTGTTCCGAAAGAGCTTTTAA
- a CDS encoding citrate synthase (catalyzes the formation of citrate from acetyl-CoA and oxaloacetate), whose amino-acid sequence MSTTEASSAGAAAAGLRGVVAAQSKIGDVNGEQGVLIYQGYDIHDLAEHSTFEEVVFLLWNGRLPNQAELDELSSEIKTNYAVPAEIIAGMQYMPKDADPMDVLRTCVSALDFYDKDGRGTDRESAMRAAIKLTGQLGTIVAAWERIRKGKDVIAPDKSLSISDNFLYMLRGEKPDADESRMMDVCLILHADHELNASTFTTRVVAGTLADMYGCVTAGIAALAGPLHGGANTAVMKMLIEIGDLESVDSWLDKALEEKRKIMGIGHAVYKTEDPRATWLRRYSKAMAEKTGESKWFEMSQRIEKLMLEKKGMHPNVDFYSASTYYLMGIPLDLFTPIFAVSRISGWTGHILEQYGNNKLIRPRAEYIGERDLKYVPIAER is encoded by the coding sequence ATGAGCACAACAGAAGCATCATCAGCAGGGGCGGCAGCGGCGGGGTTACGCGGCGTCGTAGCCGCGCAGAGCAAGATCGGCGACGTCAACGGCGAGCAGGGCGTGCTGATCTATCAGGGCTACGATATTCACGACCTCGCGGAGCATTCGACATTCGAGGAGGTAGTTTTCCTCCTCTGGAACGGCCGTCTTCCGAACCAGGCCGAGCTCGACGAACTATCGAGCGAGATCAAGACGAACTATGCCGTTCCGGCTGAGATCATCGCGGGCATGCAGTATATGCCCAAGGACGCGGATCCGATGGACGTGCTTCGCACCTGCGTTTCGGCCCTCGACTTCTACGATAAGGACGGACGCGGCACCGACCGCGAATCGGCGATGCGTGCCGCCATCAAATTGACGGGCCAGCTCGGCACGATCGTCGCGGCGTGGGAACGCATTCGCAAGGGCAAGGATGTCATCGCTCCCGATAAGAGTCTGTCCATATCCGACAACTTCCTGTATATGCTTCGCGGCGAGAAGCCTGACGCCGACGAATCGCGCATGATGGACGTGTGCCTCATCCTACACGCCGATCATGAGTTGAATGCCTCGACGTTCACGACGCGCGTCGTCGCCGGAACGCTCGCCGACATGTACGGCTGCGTTACGGCGGGGATCGCCGCCCTCGCCGGCCCGCTCCATGGCGGTGCGAATACGGCCGTGATGAAAATGCTCATCGAGATAGGTGATCTCGAATCAGTCGATTCGTGGCTCGACAAGGCGCTCGAAGAAAAACGCAAGATCATGGGCATCGGCCACGCGGTTTACAAGACCGAAGACCCGCGTGCGACCTGGCTGCGTCGCTATTCAAAGGCGATGGCTGAGAAGACGGGCGAGTCAAAGTGGTTCGAAATGTCGCAGCGTATCGAGAAGCTGATGCTCGAAAAGAAAGGCATGCACCCGAACGTCGATTTTTACTCTGCTTCGACCTATTACCTGATGGGCATACCGCTCGACCTGTTTACGCCGATCTTCGCCGTCAGCCGCATCTCTGGTTGGACGGGCCACATCCTCGAACAGTACGGCAACAACAAGCTCATCCGCCCGCGTGCGGAATACATCGGCGAACGCGACCTAAAATACGTGCCGATAGCGGAACGCTAG
- a CDS encoding S9 family peptidase encodes MKSVLVSAAFVFIIIVIGRFVIVAQPDMKPPVAKKVPQVLKIHGYEITDNYGWLRDRQPDGKKSGDPAIIDYLNAENKYTAAHMDRHQPFVDALYKEMLGRIKQTDLSVPTKIGDFWYFNKTEEGKQYPTFLRSKTRDGADAEVLLDVNEMAKGHKFYSIGAFEVSDDGNMLAFSTDTNGYRQYTLQFKDLKTGKMLADRIERTTSTEWSPDGKYLFYVQEDAVSKRNDKLFRHAVGTTGADPMVFEEKDVLFNINIYRSRDRKMFFLQSGAATMSEGRYLSTETPLGEWKMISPRREGHEYFATFDRGEFYIVTNKDAENFKVVHAAANDPSEKNWTDFIAHNPAIKIDDISFFKGHAVVSEVENGLEYLRVIDRKTRRADMRIPTPESVYEMGLTGNPEYDTPYVRYNYSSMVTPNSTYEFDLKTRKSELIKQQEIPSGHNRDNYETTRVWATARDGVKVPVSILMKKGTKLDGSAPMLLYAYGSYGFSMTPNFSSNRLSLVDRGMIYAIAHIRGGSELGEKWRQDGRMFKKMNTFHDFIDSAKWLIANRYTSSDRLVIQGGSAGGLLMGVVTNQSPETFKAVIAQVPFVDVMNTMIDDSLPLTTQEWIEWGNPRDDKKAWDYMASYSPYDNVKAQNYPNMLIEASLNDSQVPYWEAAKWAAKLRELKTDNNVVLLKMNMGAGHGGASGRYDRLKEVAFECAYALSQVGITK; translated from the coding sequence ATGAAGTCAGTACTAGTCTCGGCGGCTTTCGTCTTTATAATCATCGTGATAGGCCGCTTTGTAATCGTCGCCCAACCAGATATGAAACCACCTGTCGCAAAAAAGGTCCCGCAGGTCCTCAAGATCCACGGCTACGAGATCACAGATAATTACGGCTGGCTTCGCGACCGGCAGCCTGACGGCAAAAAGAGCGGCGACCCGGCGATCATCGACTACCTGAACGCCGAGAACAAATACACGGCCGCTCACATGGACAGGCATCAGCCGTTTGTGGACGCGCTTTATAAGGAAATGCTCGGCCGCATCAAGCAGACCGACCTGAGCGTGCCGACAAAGATCGGCGATTTTTGGTATTTCAACAAGACCGAAGAGGGCAAGCAGTATCCGACGTTCCTTCGCAGCAAGACCCGCGACGGGGCCGACGCAGAGGTGCTGCTCGATGTGAACGAAATGGCGAAGGGCCATAAGTTCTACTCGATCGGCGCGTTTGAGGTAAGCGACGACGGCAACATGCTCGCCTTCTCAACTGACACGAACGGCTATCGGCAGTACACGCTTCAGTTCAAGGACCTCAAGACCGGCAAGATGCTCGCCGACCGTATAGAACGCACAACCTCGACGGAATGGTCGCCTGACGGTAAATACCTCTTCTATGTGCAGGAAGACGCCGTTTCAAAGCGCAACGACAAGCTCTTTCGCCACGCGGTCGGCACGACCGGGGCCGACCCGATGGTATTCGAGGAAAAGGATGTCCTCTTTAACATCAACATCTATCGCTCGCGCGACCGGAAGATGTTCTTCCTGCAGTCCGGCGCCGCGACCATGAGCGAAGGTCGCTACCTATCGACCGAAACTCCGCTTGGCGAATGGAAAATGATCAGCCCGCGACGCGAAGGCCACGAATATTTTGCGACGTTTGACCGTGGCGAGTTCTATATTGTCACGAACAAAGACGCAGAGAACTTTAAGGTCGTCCATGCCGCGGCAAACGATCCGAGCGAGAAGAACTGGACCGACTTTATCGCCCACAACCCGGCGATCAAGATCGATGACATCAGCTTTTTCAAAGGCCACGCGGTCGTCTCCGAGGTCGAGAACGGGCTGGAATATCTGCGCGTGATCGACCGCAAGACCAGGCGGGCCGATATGCGTATCCCGACACCCGAGAGCGTTTACGAGATGGGGCTGACGGGTAACCCTGAATATGATACGCCCTATGTTCGCTATAACTATTCGTCGATGGTCACGCCGAATTCGACATATGAATTCGACCTCAAGACACGCAAGAGCGAACTCATCAAACAGCAGGAAATACCAAGCGGCCACAACAGGGACAATTATGAGACGACACGCGTCTGGGCAACTGCTCGCGACGGCGTAAAGGTTCCCGTTTCGATCCTGATGAAGAAAGGAACGAAACTCGACGGCTCTGCCCCGATGCTGTTATACGCGTATGGCTCTTATGGTTTCTCGATGACGCCGAACTTCTCGTCAAACCGCCTCAGCCTCGTCGATCGCGGAATGATCTACGCCATTGCGCACATCCGCGGCGGCTCGGAGCTTGGCGAGAAATGGCGACAGGACGGAAGGATGTTCAAGAAGATGAACACCTTTCACGACTTTATCGACTCTGCCAAATGGCTGATCGCAAATAGATACACCTCGTCCGACCGTCTCGTCATTCAGGGCGGTTCGGCCGGCGGGCTGCTGATGGGCGTGGTCACGAACCAGTCGCCCGAGACGTTCAAGGCCGTGATCGCACAGGTTCCGTTCGTTGATGTGATGAACACTATGATCGACGACAGCCTGCCGCTGACCACGCAGGAATGGATCGAATGGGGCAATCCTCGTGACGACAAGAAAGCGTGGGATTACATGGCGAGTTATTCGCCTTATGACAACGTCAAGGCACAGAATTACCCCAATATGCTCATCGAGGCCTCGCTAAATGACAGCCAGGTCCCATACTGGGAAGCCGCCAAATGGGCAGCCAAGCTCCGCGAGCTAAAGACCGACAACAACGTGGTGCTCTTGAAGATGAATATGGGCGCCGGCCACGGCGGTGCCTCAGGCCGCTACGACAGGCTGAAAGAGGTTGCATTTGAATGCGCCTATGCTCTCTCGCAAGTGGGCATTACAAAATAG
- a CDS encoding DUF2442 domain-containing protein, with the protein MRHEIYRVTSVDIVRPYVLRVEFDDGLVNEIDLEPVLAGELYGPLRDIELFGQVTLDPEVHTLVWPNGADFDPEILHDWPEHVEAMRREAAKWELVAA; encoded by the coding sequence ATGAGACACGAAATCTATCGCGTAACGTCTGTTGATATCGTCCGTCCCTACGTACTGAGGGTTGAATTTGATGACGGACTTGTGAATGAGATCGATCTTGAGCCTGTCCTGGCCGGTGAACTGTATGGGCCGCTGCGAGATATTGAATTGTTCGGCCAGGTAACGCTCGATCCTGAGGTCCATACGCTCGTGTGGCCGAATGGTGCTGATTTTGATCCCGAAATCCTTCACGATTGGCCGGAGCACGTCGAGGCGATGAGACGCGAGGCGGCGAAGTGGGAATTGGTTGCGGCATGA
- a CDS encoding DUF4160 domain-containing protein, with protein sequence MPELSRFFGIIIRMYWEANAPHHAPHFHAYYQNDVAVFTIEPIELIAGTLPKPIAPLS encoded by the coding sequence ATGCCCGAATTGAGCAGGTTTTTTGGCATAATAATCCGCATGTACTGGGAGGCGAATGCACCGCATCACGCGCCGCATTTCCATGCCTATTATCAGAATGACGTGGCCGTTTTCACGATCGAACCGATCGAGCTAATTGCCGGGACGCTGCCAAAGCCAATCGCGCCGCTGAGCTAG